From a region of the Fischerella sp. JS2 genome:
- a CDS encoding zinc-dependent alcohol dehydrogenase, which yields MKAVCWHGANDVRVDTVPDPKILNPRDAIVKITSTAICGSDLHIYDGFIPTMEKGDILGHEFMGEVVEVGSRVNNIKVGDRVVVPFTISCGNCFFCNRDLWSLCDNSNPNGWIAEKLMGHSPAGLFGYSHMLGGYAGGQAEYARVPFADVGLFKVPKELTDEQVLFLTDIFPTGYMAAENCRIQPGDIVAVWGCGPVGQFAIKSAFILGAERVIAIDRIPERLRLAESYGGAETINYEEVDPGEVLKEMTGGRGPDAVVDAVGMEAHSMDAMGLYDKVKQAVRLETDRPTALRQVLLACRKGGNVSIPGVYGGFLDKIPMGAAFNKGLSFRMGQTHVHKYLRPLLKLIQQGKIDPSFVITHKLPLEQAPHGYEIFKHKKDNCIKVVLKP from the coding sequence ATGAAAGCAGTTTGCTGGCACGGAGCCAATGATGTCCGAGTTGATACAGTGCCAGACCCAAAAATTCTTAATCCTCGTGATGCCATTGTCAAGATTACCTCGACAGCAATTTGCGGTTCTGACCTCCATATTTACGACGGCTTCATCCCAACGATGGAAAAGGGTGATATTCTGGGTCACGAATTTATGGGAGAAGTGGTTGAAGTTGGCAGTAGAGTAAATAATATAAAAGTAGGCGATCGCGTTGTCGTTCCCTTTACTATTTCCTGCGGTAACTGCTTTTTTTGCAACAGAGATTTGTGGTCACTGTGCGATAACTCTAACCCTAACGGTTGGATTGCTGAAAAGCTGATGGGTCATTCACCTGCTGGTCTATTTGGCTACTCGCATATGCTCGGTGGTTATGCAGGAGGTCAGGCTGAGTACGCTCGTGTGCCGTTTGCTGATGTCGGTCTGTTTAAAGTTCCCAAGGAATTAACGGATGAACAAGTATTATTTTTGACTGACATTTTTCCAACAGGTTATATGGCAGCAGAAAACTGCCGTATCCAACCAGGAGATATTGTTGCAGTTTGGGGTTGCGGGCCTGTTGGACAATTTGCGATTAAGAGTGCTTTTATTTTAGGAGCAGAACGTGTCATTGCCATAGACCGTATTCCCGAACGTTTACGTTTAGCCGAAAGTTATGGCGGCGCGGAAACTATTAATTACGAAGAGGTCGATCCTGGCGAAGTCCTTAAAGAAATGACTGGTGGTCGTGGTCCTGATGCAGTCGTTGATGCAGTGGGGATGGAAGCCCACAGCATGGATGCGATGGGTTTATACGATAAAGTCAAGCAAGCGGTACGTCTAGAAACAGACCGCCCCACCGCCCTACGCCAGGTGTTACTAGCTTGTCGTAAAGGCGGTAATGTTTCTATTCCTGGTGTATACGGTGGTTTTCTGGATAAAATACCTATGGGTGCAGCTTTCAATAAAGGCTTATCCTTCCGCATGGGACAAACCCACGTCCACAAATACTTACGCCCCTTACTTAAACTTATTCAACAAGGCAAAATCGATCCATCATTTGTGATTACTCACAAACTACCTCTAGAACAAGCACCCCACGGCTACGAGATTTTCAAGCATAAAAAAGATAACTGTATTAAAGTCGTACTCAAACCATGA
- a CDS encoding HdeD family acid-resistance protein: protein MRQPSNRRIATLLARNWWTLVLRGVIAILFGMAVFVWPRISVGVLVGLFGLFVLISGILALIAALSRRQPEENRWLLVFEGIIGIIAGVLVFIWPGITALILLYFIAAWAIVTGILEIIAAIQLRKEIENEWLLAIAGIASILFGILVAIRPGAGALAILWVIAAYAIIFGVMLLILGLRLRNWNTPGSSVM, encoded by the coding sequence ATGAGGCAACCCTCCAATAGGAGAATAGCAACTCTACTAGCCCGTAACTGGTGGACACTGGTACTGCGCGGTGTGATAGCAATACTTTTCGGTATGGCAGTTTTTGTCTGGCCACGAATCAGTGTTGGTGTGCTGGTGGGGTTGTTTGGTTTGTTTGTATTGATTAGCGGTATCTTAGCCTTAATAGCAGCACTTAGCAGACGTCAGCCAGAAGAAAATCGCTGGTTGCTGGTATTTGAGGGTATCATCGGCATTATTGCTGGTGTGCTAGTCTTCATCTGGCCGGGTATTACTGCATTGATATTGCTTTACTTCATTGCTGCTTGGGCTATTGTTACCGGCATTTTGGAAATTATTGCCGCTATCCAGTTGCGTAAGGAAATTGAAAATGAATGGCTGTTAGCGATCGCTGGTATTGCTTCTATACTCTTTGGCATTTTAGTGGCAATTAGACCTGGTGCTGGTGCTTTGGCAATTCTCTGGGTAATTGCTGCGTATGCAATTATCTTTGGTGTCATGTTATTGATTCTTGGCTTACGATTGCGAAATTGGAATACACCAGGATCATCAGTTATGTAG
- a CDS encoding cupin domain-containing protein encodes MPDTSVKKVDSAYSPKGEHGEKYLASGKSVSMRLWEDEQPGEPKPPTTREYETVGYVIKGSAELHIEDQTVLLETGSSWVVPKGASHTYKILEPFTAVEATSPPAQVHGRDEN; translated from the coding sequence ATGCCTGACACAAGCGTCAAAAAAGTAGATTCTGCCTATTCTCCTAAAGGTGAACACGGGGAAAAATACCTCGCATCTGGCAAATCAGTTTCCATGCGCCTTTGGGAAGATGAACAACCTGGAGAACCAAAACCACCAACAACACGGGAGTATGAAACCGTGGGTTATGTAATTAAAGGTAGTGCTGAGTTACATATCGAAGATCAAACGGTTTTATTGGAAACAGGAAGTTCCTGGGTAGTACCAAAAGGAGCATCTCACACTTACAAAATTTTAGAACCATTCACTGCTGTTGAGGCGACTAGTCCACCTGCCCAAGTACACGGACGGGATGAAAATTAA
- a CDS encoding YcxB family protein, with the protein MPIKTKTFNLTVKEFRRILNIDHLKRIKFVLILFSALALVNLLLAYIAGEFPWAVILCLLVIVYYVSLPFIVSIKRQSQLNFINRYCEFDESFFTVFYEDGSIVKLKYEHFMKVIKRSEYYFLYTSLAQFHYLPISAFETEKDIHRFDLLLEGKQLLKLW; encoded by the coding sequence ATGCCAATTAAAACAAAAACTTTCAATCTCACAGTCAAAGAATTTCGTCGCATACTTAATATTGATCATCTCAAACGCATAAAGTTTGTGCTGATACTATTTTCTGCTTTAGCGCTAGTGAATTTATTATTAGCGTATATAGCAGGAGAATTTCCTTGGGCAGTAATATTGTGTTTACTTGTTATTGTCTATTATGTCTCTTTGCCTTTTATTGTGAGTATAAAAAGACAATCACAATTAAATTTTATAAATAGATATTGTGAATTTGATGAAAGCTTTTTTACCGTCTTCTATGAAGATGGTAGCATAGTAAAATTAAAATACGAACATTTTATGAAAGTAATTAAGCGTTCTGAATATTACTTTTTATATACATCATTAGCCCAGTTTCATTATCTACCAATATCAGCCTTTGAAACTGAAAAAGATATACACAGATTTGATTTACTCTTAGAAGGTAAACAACTTTTAAAATTGTGGTAG
- a CDS encoding CocE/NonD family hydrolase: protein MYTRDGIRLDADIYRPDAEGKFPVLLMRQPYGRAIASTVVYAHPSWYAAQGYIVVIQDVRGRGTSAGEFKLFAHEIADGEDTVNWAANLPGSNGTVGMYGFSYQGMTQLYAAAAKPAALKAICPAMISYDLYTDWVYEGGAFCLHTNLAWAIQLATETARLRGDKQAYQTLLTASRNLPLYDPIPLRPEVLKNFAPDSFYHEWVEHPQPDAYWENLSPKTHLQNIDLPMFHIGGWFDTYLRGTLNLYKEMAARSQYRQQLLVGPWVHLPWGRKVGEVDFGVNAISPVDRMQICWFDQFLKGIDTGLTHQLPVWLFEMGSNTWQGFSSFPEFEHKPYFLSSYGIASIREDEGILTTVCPENGVDDVLVHDPWRPVPALGGHAGIPAGVFERSHIDCRSDVLTYTSDPLDFDLHLAGDVVVAISCSADKPNFDLSVVLSQIYPDGKVYNLTQGYLRCQDGMNHTTRKIQLQTTCARIAKGNALRLSLSAACFPAYAINPGNSSIIGMEAEIITLTISCGGASLSQVLLPVIAGS, encoded by the coding sequence ATGTACACTCGCGATGGAATTCGTCTGGATGCAGATATTTATCGCCCTGATGCTGAAGGGAAATTTCCGGTATTATTGATGCGCCAACCTTATGGTAGAGCGATCGCATCTACTGTTGTCTATGCCCATCCAAGTTGGTACGCTGCCCAAGGTTATATTGTGGTGATTCAAGATGTCCGGGGACGCGGTACATCAGCAGGTGAATTTAAATTGTTTGCCCATGAAATTGCTGATGGTGAAGATACAGTAAATTGGGCTGCAAATTTACCAGGTAGTAATGGGACTGTAGGGATGTATGGTTTTTCCTACCAGGGAATGACTCAGCTATATGCTGCTGCTGCTAAACCAGCAGCCCTGAAGGCGATTTGTCCAGCAATGATTAGTTATGATTTATACACAGACTGGGTTTATGAAGGTGGTGCTTTCTGTTTGCACACAAATCTAGCTTGGGCAATACAATTAGCGACAGAAACTGCCCGTTTACGAGGAGATAAACAAGCTTATCAAACGTTATTGACTGCATCGCGGAATTTACCTCTATACGATCCTATTCCCCTACGTCCTGAAGTTCTCAAAAATTTTGCCCCAGATTCTTTTTATCACGAGTGGGTAGAACATCCCCAACCCGATGCTTACTGGGAAAATCTGTCGCCCAAAACGCATTTGCAAAATATTGATTTGCCCATGTTTCATATCGGGGGATGGTTTGATACATATTTGCGTGGCACTCTAAATTTATATAAAGAGATGGCAGCCCGGAGTCAGTACCGCCAACAGCTTTTAGTGGGACCGTGGGTACATTTGCCTTGGGGTCGCAAAGTTGGTGAAGTGGACTTTGGTGTCAATGCTATTAGCCCTGTAGATCGAATGCAAATATGTTGGTTTGACCAGTTCCTCAAAGGTATAGACACTGGCTTAACCCATCAGTTACCTGTGTGGCTGTTCGAGATGGGCAGTAATACTTGGCAAGGATTTTCCAGCTTTCCAGAATTTGAACACAAACCCTACTTTTTGTCAAGTTATGGAATTGCTAGTATTCGCGAAGATGAAGGCATTCTCACCACAGTTTGCCCAGAAAATGGTGTAGATGATGTCTTAGTTCATGACCCGTGGCGACCTGTTCCTGCTTTGGGTGGTCATGCGGGCATACCTGCCGGTGTTTTTGAGCGATCGCATATTGACTGTCGTTCTGATGTGTTGACTTACACCAGTGATCCGCTTGATTTCGACTTGCATTTAGCAGGCGATGTGGTCGTAGCTATTTCTTGTAGTGCCGATAAACCTAACTTTGATTTATCTGTAGTGCTATCGCAAATATATCCTGATGGAAAAGTATATAACTTGACACAAGGCTATCTGCGTTGTCAAGATGGGATGAATCACACCACTAGAAAAATTCAATTACAAACTACTTGTGCGCGAATTGCTAAAGGTAATGCCTTGCGATTAAGTTTAAGTGCGGCTTGTTTTCCAGCCTATGCAATTAACCCTGGTAACAGTTCAATTATAGGTATGGAAGCAGAAATTATTACATTAACAATCAGTTGCGGAGGTGCTTCCCTTTCCCAAGTTTTACTTCCGGTAATTGCAGGATCTTAA
- a CDS encoding GxxExxY protein has translation MHPDELNRITQKIIGCAYTVSNVLGVGFLEKVYENALAHELRKAGLRLKQQYNLQILYDSIVVGEYFVDLIVEECVLVELKAVKNLDDGNFAQCMSYLKASRLKVCLLINFGHPRVEIKRIVR, from the coding sequence ATGCACCCAGATGAACTAAATAGAATTACGCAGAAAATTATAGGCTGTGCGTACACAGTAAGTAACGTTTTGGGCGTTGGATTTTTAGAAAAAGTGTATGAAAACGCTTTGGCTCATGAATTACGCAAGGCAGGGTTACGGCTAAAACAACAATATAATTTACAAATACTATATGACAGTATTGTAGTTGGAGAGTATTTTGTTGACTTGATAGTAGAAGAGTGCGTACTAGTAGAACTCAAAGCAGTTAAAAACTTGGATGATGGTAACTTTGCCCAATGCATGAGTTACTTAAAAGCCTCTCGCCTGAAAGTCTGTTTACTCATTAATTTCGGTCATCCCAGAGTCGAAATTAAACGGATTGTGCGATAA
- a CDS encoding cupin domain-containing protein — MINCCVIPVVKSPKDYQVYRINPQDTNRLAIVFDPAIANTSLTCCVEIFDVGGKTPPNRHQFAVEMFFVLKGEGRATCDGKSVAIKAGDSLLVPPTGTHVIENTGSGRLYTLTVMVPNEDFAELIRSGTPMEFDAEDMAVLGRFDAFISN, encoded by the coding sequence ATGATTAATTGCTGTGTAATTCCTGTTGTCAAATCTCCCAAAGATTATCAAGTTTATCGCATTAATCCCCAGGATACAAATCGTTTAGCGATCGTATTTGATCCGGCGATCGCTAATACTTCCCTGACTTGTTGTGTGGAAATTTTTGATGTTGGTGGCAAAACTCCCCCAAACCGTCACCAATTTGCTGTAGAGATGTTTTTTGTTCTCAAGGGGGAGGGTAGGGCGACTTGTGATGGTAAAAGTGTGGCAATTAAAGCTGGGGATAGTTTGTTAGTACCTCCTACTGGTACTCACGTGATTGAGAATACGGGTTCGGGACGTTTGTATACGTTGACTGTTATGGTTCCTAATGAAGATTTTGCCGAACTCATTCGCAGTGGTACGCCTATGGAATTTGATGCGGAAGATATGGCTGTGCTTGGTAGGTTTGATGCTTTTATTTCAAATTGA
- a CDS encoding isochorismatase family cysteine hydrolase yields the protein MDLPLWKLGVAPNAWAVNQAIADITRPPLDPQPVILATETKSLRLDLAKAAILIIDMQNDFCHPNGWLAHIGVDVTPARQPIKPLQNLLPTLRAIGVPIVWINWGNRPDLLNISASVHHVYNPTGEGVGLGDPLPSNGAKVLMKGSWAAAVVDELEQLPTDICIDKYRMSGFWDTPLDSILKNLGRMTLFFAGVNADQCVMVTLQDANFLGYDCILVKDCTATTSPEYCWLATLYNVKQCFGFVTDSEAISKAISG from the coding sequence ATGGATCTGCCTCTTTGGAAATTAGGAGTTGCACCAAACGCTTGGGCAGTAAATCAGGCGATCGCAGATATCACTCGTCCTCCCCTTGACCCACAACCCGTTATCTTAGCAACAGAAACCAAAAGTCTGCGCCTTGATTTAGCAAAAGCTGCCATCCTCATCATCGATATGCAAAATGATTTTTGTCACCCTAACGGTTGGTTAGCACATATTGGTGTAGATGTCACCCCAGCGCGTCAACCAATCAAACCTTTGCAAAATCTCTTACCAACACTACGAGCGATTGGAGTTCCTATAGTATGGATAAATTGGGGAAATCGTCCTGACTTACTTAATATTAGTGCAAGCGTACATCACGTCTACAACCCTACAGGTGAAGGCGTGGGATTAGGCGATCCACTACCTAGCAACGGTGCTAAGGTACTAATGAAAGGTAGTTGGGCAGCCGCAGTGGTAGATGAACTTGAGCAATTACCCACAGATATTTGTATCGATAAATACCGGATGAGTGGGTTTTGGGATACTCCTTTAGATAGTATTCTAAAGAATTTGGGCAGAATGACACTATTTTTTGCTGGTGTCAATGCTGACCAATGTGTCATGGTTACTCTGCAAGATGCCAACTTTTTAGGATACGACTGCATACTTGTTAAAGATTGTACAGCTACAACTTCTCCCGAATATTGTTGGTTGGCAACACTATATAACGTTAAGCAGTGTTTTGGTTTTGTTACAGATTCAGAAGCAATTTCAAAAGCAATTAGTGGTTAG
- a CDS encoding amidohydrolase produces the protein MNFTIENALIPVEDGYTTVDVQVVEGIIRAIAPGLEVVGTPIKGENKLLLPGFFNAHTHSSEMWQRGIMSMLPLELWLAELYDFAPLDPEKVYLSALGTAVETLLSGGTSVVDHLVLIPGKELETIATAVSAYKEVGIRAFVAPLIQDESITAGIPSGETQQNHEPYFRSTQATLEIIEEAVKQFHRPEAGVNILVAPTGIQLCSDALFDGCRQLSEKYNLCRHSHLLETKAQEKLAQEKYGCTAVAHLKRIGFLDYRTTLAHCVHLTDNDIAILAQTQSTVVHNPLSNLRLGSGIAPIVKYRQAGVNVSFGCDGASSNDSQDLLEAIKIGSILHNVTDLDYQHWITPRQAVKMASLGGAKGLNTQDKLGSLSVGKKADLVLYDLTNLSLLPRTDPIGLLVLGRPSNVVSDAWVNGKQIIADGKVTTIDVDNLRQELFNHSQWDTQRQSQTVAQIEAHYRLVMGL, from the coding sequence ATGAACTTTACTATTGAGAATGCTTTAATTCCCGTTGAGGATGGTTACACTACCGTTGATGTGCAAGTTGTCGAGGGAATTATTAGGGCGATCGCACCTGGGCTAGAAGTGGTGGGAACCCCAATAAAGGGTGAAAATAAACTTTTATTACCAGGTTTTTTCAACGCCCATACCCATTCCTCAGAAATGTGGCAACGGGGGATCATGTCTATGTTACCCTTAGAATTATGGCTAGCAGAACTCTATGATTTTGCGCCTCTCGATCCCGAAAAAGTTTACCTCAGTGCTTTAGGAACAGCAGTCGAAACTTTACTTTCTGGTGGTACGAGCGTCGTAGATCATTTAGTATTGATACCTGGTAAAGAACTAGAAACGATCGCGACAGCAGTTAGTGCTTACAAAGAAGTTGGTATTCGGGCTTTTGTCGCACCCCTAATTCAAGATGAATCGATCACTGCTGGTATTCCATCCGGGGAAACTCAACAAAACCATGAACCTTATTTTCGCTCAACACAGGCAACATTAGAAATTATCGAAGAAGCGGTAAAACAGTTTCATCGTCCAGAAGCGGGTGTTAATATTCTCGTAGCCCCGACTGGTATTCAACTGTGTTCTGATGCCCTATTTGATGGATGTAGACAGTTAAGCGAAAAGTACAATCTTTGTCGTCACTCCCATTTACTGGAAACTAAAGCCCAAGAAAAACTTGCCCAAGAAAAATACGGTTGTACTGCCGTTGCACACCTGAAACGCATTGGTTTTTTAGACTATCGCACAACTTTAGCCCATTGCGTTCATCTCACTGACAATGACATAGCTATCCTCGCCCAAACTCAATCTACTGTTGTCCATAACCCCCTAAGTAACTTGCGTTTGGGTAGTGGCATCGCCCCAATTGTAAAATATCGGCAAGCAGGGGTAAACGTATCTTTTGGTTGTGATGGTGCATCTAGTAATGATTCCCAAGATTTATTAGAAGCAATCAAAATTGGTTCTATTTTACATAACGTCACTGATTTAGATTATCAGCACTGGATTACACCCAGACAAGCAGTAAAAATGGCATCTCTTGGTGGTGCAAAAGGATTAAATACACAAGATAAACTTGGTTCTTTAAGTGTTGGGAAAAAAGCAGATTTAGTACTTTATGATCTCACCAATTTATCACTACTACCACGTACAGATCCAATTGGTTTATTAGTTTTAGGACGTCCTAGCAATGTGGTTAGTGATGCGTGGGTAAATGGTAAACAAATAATTGCTGATGGTAAAGTTACAACTATTGATGTTGATAATTTGCGGCAAGAATTATTTAACCACAGTCAATGGGATACTCAACGCCAGTCTCAAACCGTTGCTCAAATTGAAGCGCATTATCGGTTAGTGATGGGGTTGTGA
- a CDS encoding type II toxin-antitoxin system HicA family toxin yields MPKFPVDAPKKRVIKAFELLGFYIVREREHIVITRKNDDGTETPLVMPNHSEIKSGTLR; encoded by the coding sequence ATGCCGAAGTTCCCTGTTGATGCGCCTAAAAAGAGAGTTATCAAAGCATTTGAGTTATTGGGTTTTTATATTGTTCGAGAACGTGAACATATTGTTATAACTAGAAAAAATGATGATGGTACAGAGACACCATTAGTAATGCCTAACCACTCGGAGATTAAATCCGGTACATTAAGATAA
- a CDS encoding HNH endonuclease signature motif containing protein, which yields MIPKSIGGSDELNNLALACRRCNERRYNFVAGYDLETKAIVPLFNPRQQIWSEHFIWSANGRIIVGVTPLVEQPASALILTTNVIQKMIQFGVRWVFGFKLVYILRMKIPN from the coding sequence TTGATACCAAAGTCTATTGGTGGTTCTGATGAACTTAATAATTTAGCTTTGGCTTGTCGTCGTTGCAATGAACGTCGCTACAATTTTGTCGCCGGATATGACTTAGAGACTAAAGCAATAGTACCCTTATTTAATCCCCGTCAACAAATTTGGTCTGAGCATTTTATATGGTCAGCAAATGGTAGGATAATTGTTGGAGTTACCCCACTGGTAGAGCAACCTGCAAGCGCCTTGATCTTAACGACGAACGTTATCCAGAAGATGATTCAATTCGGAGTGCGCTGGGTTTTTGGGTTCAAGCTGGTTTACATCCTCCGAATGAAGATCCCCAACTAA
- a CDS encoding serine/threonine-protein kinase translates to MVWNPGQSLFGDRYFIERKLGEGGIGITYLAKNRRGELRVIKTYKEEIFNNPVWVPHRSKLRQDFCEEALRLALCRHPHVVQVENVFNEGEFPCMAMEYIEGEDLGKLITKKGVLSEDEALLYIRQIGDALTVVHERGLLHRDLKPSNIMMRAGKWEAVLIDFGIARQFIPGTIQEHTNSVSHGFAPPEQYELKAERGEYTDVYALAATLYALLTAQLPMPVPARLQNFTLQAPKDFNASISDNVNQAIMRGMALNYRYRPQSVQKWLDLLGSTTQTWGSNSREIRTISGSAKMNSIAISPDGKTIASGGGEVKLWDLHSGELLRSLKGYGHVTFNPDGQTLATNLSYFDNKIGIWHCLTGELLHTLKWQGYLYYPITISPNGHFIATSRDWTILFNPVIGYRDFPLIGIWNLKTGEFIYEIAGHFGLVNSIAFSPDSQILASGSNDATIKLWSVKTGKLIRTLNENAQEYKFPENYQAILSVAFSPQGNIIASGSRDKIINLWNPITGQLIRTLSGHSELINSLAFSPDGKILATASKDKTIKLWQIDIGNQIYTFSKYSHSVNCITFSPDGQTLASCDDSGNIKIWQRG, encoded by the coding sequence ATGGTGTGGAATCCAGGACAGTCGTTGTTTGGCGATCGCTATTTTATCGAAAGAAAGCTTGGTGAAGGTGGAATTGGCATTACTTACCTCGCTAAAAATCGACGTGGTGAATTGCGAGTAATTAAAACTTATAAAGAAGAAATTTTTAATAACCCTGTTTGGGTACCACACCGAAGTAAATTACGTCAAGATTTCTGTGAAGAAGCTTTGCGCCTTGCTTTGTGTCGTCATCCCCATGTAGTGCAGGTAGAAAACGTCTTTAACGAAGGCGAATTTCCTTGTATGGCGATGGAATACATTGAGGGTGAAGATTTAGGGAAGCTGATCACCAAAAAAGGGGTGTTATCAGAAGATGAAGCACTGCTATACATCCGGCAAATTGGCGATGCATTAACTGTAGTTCACGAACGCGGCTTGCTGCATAGGGATTTGAAGCCGAGTAATATTATGATGCGTGCAGGTAAATGGGAGGCTGTACTAATTGACTTTGGTATTGCTAGACAATTTATCCCTGGTACTATTCAGGAACATACAAATAGTGTAAGTCATGGTTTTGCCCCACCAGAACAGTATGAACTTAAAGCTGAACGGGGAGAATATACTGATGTCTATGCTTTAGCTGCTACATTATACGCTTTGCTGACTGCACAATTGCCAATGCCAGTGCCAGCTAGATTGCAAAACTTTACCCTGCAAGCACCAAAAGATTTTAATGCCAGCATTAGCGATAACGTAAATCAGGCAATTATGCGGGGGATGGCGTTAAATTACAGGTATCGTCCCCAGTCAGTGCAGAAGTGGTTGGATTTGTTGGGGTCTACTACTCAAACTTGGGGTAGTAATAGTAGAGAAATCCGTACCATCTCTGGTTCCGCAAAGATGAATTCTATTGCCATTAGTCCAGATGGAAAAACTATTGCTAGTGGTGGTGGCGAAGTTAAACTTTGGGATTTGCATTCAGGAGAATTACTGAGGAGTCTTAAAGGTTACGGTCACGTCACCTTTAACCCTGACGGTCAGACCCTTGCTACTAATCTCAGTTATTTTGACAATAAAATCGGAATTTGGCACTGTCTTACAGGAGAACTACTGCATACTCTGAAATGGCAAGGATACCTTTATTATCCAATCACTATAAGTCCAAATGGTCATTTTATAGCTACTAGTAGAGATTGGACAATATTATTTAATCCAGTCATTGGTTATCGTGATTTTCCCTTAATTGGTATTTGGAATCTAAAGACAGGAGAATTCATTTATGAGATAGCCGGTCATTTCGGTCTTGTTAACTCTATTGCTTTTAGTCCTGATAGTCAGATTCTCGCCAGTGGCAGCAATGATGCAACAATTAAACTATGGAGTGTGAAAACAGGAAAGTTAATTCGTACTCTGAATGAGAATGCACAAGAGTATAAATTCCCCGAAAATTATCAAGCTATTTTATCTGTTGCTTTTAGTCCTCAAGGTAATATTATTGCCAGTGGAAGTAGGGACAAAATAATCAATTTATGGAATCCAATTACTGGGCAACTTATTCGTACCTTATCCGGTCATTCTGAATTAATTAATTCCCTAGCCTTTAGCCCAGATGGAAAAATATTAGCCACTGCTAGTAAGGATAAGACTATCAAACTGTGGCAAATCGATATAGGCAATCAAATCTACACCTTCTCTAAGTATTCCCACTCGGTTAATTGTATCACTTTCAGTCCCGATGGGCAGACGTTAGCCAGTTGCGATGATAGTGGCAATATCAAAATTTGGCAACGGGGATAA
- a CDS encoding type II toxin-antitoxin system PemK/MazF family toxin, which yields MKRGDIYYADLSPAISSEIDKRRPVLIVSNDANNRAATTVTILPLTSNVNRVYPFEVLLNADDSGLPKPSKIQAQQVRTISKQRITGEVVGSLSKELMVLC from the coding sequence ATGAAACGTGGTGATATTTATTACGCAGACCTTAGTCCGGCGATAAGTTCTGAAATAGATAAACGTCGTCCAGTACTAATAGTCAGTAATGATGCGAATAATCGTGCTGCTACTACGGTAACAATTTTACCACTAACTTCTAATGTTAACCGTGTTTATCCCTTCGAGGTCTTGCTTAATGCAGATGATAGTGGTTTACCCAAACCTTCAAAAATACAAGCGCAGCAGGTAAGAACAATTTCCAAGCAACGAATTACTGGCGAAGTTGTAGGTAGTTTAAGCAAAGAGTTGATGGTATTATGTTGA
- a CDS encoding ribbon-helix-helix domain-containing protein, protein MNVEKLSISLPPSLVKFIENYKLSKGCKSRSQVIEEALELLRNRELKEAYRQASAEIDSDWDITVADGLTDETW, encoded by the coding sequence ATGAATGTCGAAAAACTATCCATTTCCTTGCCACCGTCCTTAGTGAAATTTATTGAAAATTACAAACTAAGTAAAGGATGCAAATCGCGATCGCAAGTTATAGAAGAAGCATTAGAATTACTGCGGAATCGAGAATTAAAGGAAGCTTACCGTCAAGCATCTGCTGAAATTGACAGTGATTGGGATATAACAGTTGCAGATGGATTGACAGATGAAACGTGGTGA